In Nocardia asteroides, a single genomic region encodes these proteins:
- a CDS encoding DHA2 family efflux MFS transporter permease subunit: MTNILTKPVVAERNPMTVALVLVVGSIMSTLDQTIVNVAIHRLSIDFDAPLSTIQWVTTGYALALGAVVPASAWAIGRFGAKRLYLFAVVFFALGSLLAGLAWDIGSLIAFRVLQGVGGGLLMPVGMTILLRAAAATPERLGRLMSTLGLAILVGPLAGPVLGGYLIDAVSWRWMFFVNVPVAVLVVLLAVRVFPADVPEPRKPLDLIGLALMSPGLALLIYGVTAAGERGGFTSPAVLGPLLVGAALVAAFGYRGFTAENPLLDLRVLRNRSVAAAAAVLGLFAAGYFGSMLLLPLYFQVVRGESAMVAGALGIPFALASGCAMQVAGRLIDRVPPGRYLPVSIGVGLLGFLLFRAQLDADASYWGLCAAMLLMGAGGGGTLMPAITVATRSLAPEQQASGTTTVNMVNTTALAIGTAVTSVVLAALLPVDGGLQALHHMGAEAQAALAPALARAFQDSYLVAPALMALAVIPALLLPRRQG; encoded by the coding sequence GTGACGAACATCCTGACCAAACCCGTCGTCGCCGAGCGCAATCCGATGACGGTCGCACTGGTCCTCGTGGTCGGCTCGATCATGTCGACGCTGGACCAGACCATCGTCAACGTCGCCATCCACCGGCTCTCCATCGACTTCGACGCACCCCTCTCCACCATCCAGTGGGTGACCACCGGCTACGCGCTGGCGCTCGGTGCGGTCGTGCCCGCCTCGGCCTGGGCGATCGGGCGGTTCGGCGCCAAGCGGCTCTACCTCTTCGCGGTGGTCTTCTTCGCGCTCGGCTCGCTGCTGGCCGGGCTGGCCTGGGACATCGGCTCGCTCATCGCCTTCCGGGTGCTGCAGGGCGTCGGCGGCGGGCTGCTCATGCCGGTCGGCATGACGATCCTGCTGCGCGCCGCCGCGGCCACCCCGGAGCGGCTCGGCCGGTTGATGAGCACGCTCGGGCTGGCCATCCTGGTCGGCCCGCTGGCCGGGCCGGTGCTCGGCGGGTACCTGATCGACGCGGTCTCCTGGCGCTGGATGTTCTTCGTGAACGTCCCGGTCGCGGTGCTGGTGGTGCTGCTCGCCGTGCGCGTCTTCCCGGCCGACGTGCCCGAGCCGCGCAAGCCGCTCGACCTGATCGGGCTCGCGCTCATGTCGCCGGGGCTGGCGCTGCTCATCTACGGCGTCACCGCCGCCGGCGAGCGCGGCGGCTTCACCTCACCCGCCGTGCTCGGCCCCCTGCTGGTCGGGGCGGCGCTGGTGGCGGCGTTCGGGTATCGCGGGTTCACCGCGGAGAATCCGCTGCTCGACCTGCGGGTGCTGCGCAACCGGTCGGTGGCGGCGGCCGCGGCGGTGCTCGGGTTGTTCGCGGCCGGGTACTTCGGCTCGATGCTGTTGCTGCCGCTGTACTTCCAGGTGGTGCGCGGGGAGTCGGCCATGGTCGCGGGGGCGCTCGGGATTCCGTTCGCGCTGGCGTCCGGGTGCGCCATGCAGGTGGCGGGGCGGCTCATCGACCGGGTGCCGCCTGGGCGCTACCTGCCGGTGTCGATCGGGGTCGGGCTGCTCGGCTTCCTGCTCTTCCGGGCGCAGCTCGACGCGGACGCCTCGTACTGGGGGCTGTGCGCGGCCATGCTGCTGATGGGGGCGGGCGGCGGTGGGACGCTGATGCCGGCCATCACGGTCGCCACCCGCAGTCTCGCGCCGGAGCAGCAGGCGAGCGGGACCACGACGGTGAACATGGTCAACACCACCGCGCTCGCCATCGGCACCGCCGTCACCTCGGTGGTGCTGGCCGCGCTGCTCCCGGTCGACGGCGGGTTGCAGGCGCTGCACCACATGGGCGCGGAGGCGCAGGCGGCACTGGCGCCCGCACTGGCGCGGGCTTTCCAGGACTCGTACCTGGTCGCGCCCGCGCTCATGGCGCTGGCGGTGATCCCGGCGCTGCTGCTGCCGCGGCGTCAGGGTTGA
- a CDS encoding alpha/beta fold hydrolase — MSSPTIVLVHGAFADAASWAPVTQRLLAAGHRVLVPPVYNRSLAADAASIRAVVEAVDGPVLLAGHSYGGAVITVAGVAENVAGLVYVAGYALDEGESLGRLQGGFPDSDLASALVYTPFPVPGGDPGTDVSVDIDKFPEVFAAGLDPAEAAVLAVSQRPLTAFAFGEPASVAAWKTKPGWGIVSSADRTINPDVERFGYQRAGLRSVVEIDGPHLVMRTHPDEVVAVLTEALAALS, encoded by the coding sequence ATGTCCTCCCCCACCATCGTCCTTGTCCACGGCGCCTTCGCCGACGCCGCGAGCTGGGCTCCGGTCACCCAGCGGCTGCTCGCCGCGGGGCACCGCGTGCTCGTCCCGCCGGTCTACAACCGCAGCCTCGCCGCCGACGCGGCCTCGATCCGCGCCGTGGTGGAGGCGGTCGACGGCCCGGTGCTGCTGGCCGGGCACTCCTACGGCGGCGCCGTGATCACCGTGGCCGGGGTGGCGGAGAACGTGGCCGGGCTGGTCTACGTCGCGGGCTACGCGCTGGACGAGGGCGAGAGCCTGGGCCGGCTGCAGGGCGGTTTCCCCGACTCCGACCTGGCATCCGCCCTGGTCTACACGCCGTTCCCGGTGCCGGGCGGCGACCCGGGCACCGACGTCTCGGTGGACATCGACAAGTTCCCCGAGGTCTTCGCCGCGGGGCTGGATCCGGCCGAGGCCGCGGTGCTCGCCGTCTCGCAGCGCCCGCTCACCGCCTTCGCCTTCGGCGAACCGGCCAGCGTGGCGGCCTGGAAGACCAAGCCGGGATGGGGCATCGTCTCGAGTGCCGACCGCACCATCAACCCGGACGTCGAGCGCTTCGGCTACCAGCGCGCCGGGCTGCGTTCGGTGGTCGAGATCGACGGTCCGCACCTGGTGATGCGCACCCACCCCGACGAGGTGGTCGCGGTGCTCACCGAGGCGCTCGCCGCACTGTCCTGA
- a CDS encoding TetR/AcrR family transcriptional regulator — MGSKGAETRQRMVAATLASIERRGYYGAGLNQILADSGTPRGSLYFHFPGGKDELVAEAVREAAAVVEAVLAEVDPSDPVGAVGAVLGAFGDRLEESGWECGCPIAAVALEVSGTHDPIQRACAEVFARWTESIRLGLVAAGRDDADDLASSLLALIEGALLLAQTQRSREPLDRALRTARVLLT, encoded by the coding sequence ATGGGTAGCAAGGGTGCCGAGACCCGGCAGCGCATGGTGGCCGCGACGCTCGCCTCGATCGAGCGGCGCGGCTACTACGGTGCCGGGTTGAACCAGATTCTGGCGGACAGCGGCACCCCGCGCGGATCGCTGTACTTCCATTTCCCCGGCGGGAAGGACGAATTGGTGGCCGAGGCGGTCCGGGAGGCGGCCGCTGTGGTGGAGGCGGTGCTGGCCGAGGTGGATCCGAGCGATCCGGTCGGTGCTGTCGGCGCGGTGCTCGGCGCGTTCGGGGATCGGCTCGAGGAGTCCGGGTGGGAGTGCGGGTGTCCGATCGCGGCGGTCGCGCTGGAGGTCTCCGGGACGCACGATCCCATACAGCGGGCCTGTGCGGAGGTTTTCGCGCGCTGGACCGAGAGCATTCGGCTCGGGTTGGTCGCTGCCGGGCGGGATGATGCCGACGATCTCGCGTCGTCGCTGCTCGCCCTGATCGAGGGGGCGTTGCTGCTCGCGCAGACTCAGCGCAGTCGGGAGCCGTTGGATCGCGCGCTGCGCACGGCGCGGGTGTTGTTGACCTGA
- a CDS encoding alpha/beta hydrolase, translating to MTTPRSTVTSRARPVPAAASLRSRVAAELSARSLRHLNGALPLNAAGIFAGRQIVAGLMAAFGPVLPGTKVRQVREPGVRGEWVRAAGVAEGARAIYFIHGSGYVICSARTHRGLASRLSAATGLPVFVVDYRLAPEHRFPAAADDIAAGYAYLLGSGHRPGDLVIGGDSAGGHLALDLVLQLAERGTPQPAGVFCFSPLMDLTFALAEEHDRARPDPMAPATTGRPMLALYTEGQQLDSPRLRLTARQGAVLPPFFVQAAAEEMLAGDARHLHTMLTAAGQRCELQLWPGRIHVFQALPLLVPEATAALHHTATFVAAALAGADTPIARPA from the coding sequence ATGACAACCCCACGGTCGACGGTGACCTCGCGGGCCAGGCCGGTCCCGGCAGCGGCATCGCTGCGCAGCCGGGTCGCGGCGGAGCTCTCCGCCCGCAGCCTGCGGCACCTGAACGGCGCACTGCCGCTCAATGCCGCCGGGATCTTCGCGGGCAGGCAGATCGTCGCCGGGCTCATGGCGGCGTTCGGGCCGGTGCTGCCGGGCACGAAGGTGCGGCAGGTGCGCGAGCCGGGGGTGCGCGGCGAGTGGGTGCGCGCCGCGGGCGTCGCCGAGGGGGCGCGCGCGATCTACTTCATCCACGGCAGCGGCTACGTCATCTGCTCGGCGCGCACGCACCGCGGCCTCGCCTCGCGGCTCTCCGCGGCGACCGGGCTGCCGGTCTTCGTCGTCGACTACCGGCTCGCGCCGGAGCACCGCTTCCCGGCCGCCGCCGACGACATCGCCGCCGGGTACGCGTACCTGCTCGGCAGCGGTCACCGGCCGGGCGATCTCGTGATCGGCGGCGACTCGGCAGGCGGTCACCTCGCGCTCGACCTGGTGCTGCAGCTGGCCGAGCGCGGCACGCCGCAGCCCGCGGGCGTCTTCTGCTTCTCGCCGCTCATGGACCTCACCTTCGCGCTCGCCGAGGAGCACGACCGGGCCCGCCCCGACCCGATGGCGCCCGCGACCACCGGGCGGCCCATGCTCGCGCTGTACACCGAGGGCCAGCAGCTCGACTCGCCCCGGCTGCGGCTCACGGCGCGGCAGGGCGCGGTGCTGCCGCCGTTCTTCGTGCAGGCCGCCGCCGAGGAGATGCTGGCCGGCGACGCCAGGCACCTGCACACCATGCTCACCGCCGCCGGGCAGCGCTGCGAGCTGCAGCTGTGGCCCGGTCGCATCCACGTCTTCCAGGCGCTGCCGCTGCTGGTCCCCGAGGCCACCGCCGCGCTGCACCACACCGCGACCTTCGTCGCCGCCGCCCTGGCCGGGGCCGACACCCCGATCGCCCGCCCGGCCTGA
- a CDS encoding fused (3R)-hydroxyacyl-ACP dehydratase subunits HadA/HadB, whose protein sequence is MVEAAFDVAGLVGYRYRADDFYEVGREKIREYARAVQDFHPVHWSEDAAAELGYPGLIAPTTFISTVAMLANRKLLETVLAGYAVIVQTDQVFEMHKPVLTGDRLVSDVELSSVRRIGGKDLLTITNTFSDRAGEVAQVMHTTVVGLTSEDVAADVGGAIERVIMSGLGTTSVADEPAGAAEEPRLSLESRTRTPRTAIRLHDVTAGDELPARTVQLTRGDLVNYAGVSGDANPIHWHNGIAALAGLPDVIAHGMLTMGLGAGFVTGWLGDPGAVLRYGVRLSNYTVIEALEAGTVEFTGRVKSIDAEAGTAVVVIIAKSAGRKIFGLATAEVRLA, encoded by the coding sequence GTGGTGGAAGCGGCATTCGATGTGGCCGGGCTGGTGGGGTATCGCTACCGTGCGGACGACTTCTACGAGGTGGGGCGGGAGAAGATCCGCGAGTACGCGCGGGCGGTCCAGGACTTCCACCCGGTGCACTGGAGCGAGGACGCCGCCGCCGAGCTCGGGTACCCGGGGCTGATCGCGCCGACCACCTTCATCTCCACCGTGGCCATGCTGGCCAATCGCAAGCTCCTGGAGACCGTGCTGGCCGGGTACGCCGTGATCGTGCAGACCGACCAGGTCTTCGAGATGCACAAGCCGGTGCTCACCGGTGACCGGCTGGTCAGCGACGTCGAGCTGTCCTCGGTGCGCCGGATCGGCGGGAAGGACCTGCTCACGATCACCAATACGTTCAGCGATCGGGCCGGCGAGGTCGCGCAGGTCATGCACACCACCGTCGTGGGGCTGACCAGCGAGGACGTCGCCGCGGACGTCGGCGGGGCGATCGAGCGGGTGATCATGAGCGGGCTCGGCACGACCTCCGTCGCCGACGAGCCGGCCGGCGCCGCCGAAGAGCCGCGCCTCTCGCTCGAGTCGCGCACGCGCACCCCGCGCACGGCGATCCGCTTGCACGATGTCACCGCAGGGGACGAACTGCCCGCCCGGACCGTGCAACTGACCCGCGGTGACCTGGTGAACTACGCCGGGGTCTCCGGGGACGCGAACCCCATCCACTGGCACAACGGGATCGCCGCGCTGGCGGGGCTGCCCGACGTGATCGCGCACGGCATGCTCACCATGGGGCTCGGCGCTGGCTTCGTCACCGGCTGGCTCGGCGACCCGGGCGCGGTGCTCCGCTACGGAGTCCGGCTGTCGAACTACACCGTCATCGAGGCGCTCGAGGCCGGGACGGTGGAGTTCACCGGGCGGGTGAAGTCGATCGATGCCGAGGCCGGGACGGCCGTCGTGGTCATCATCGCCAAGTCGGCGGGGCGCAAGATCTTCGGGCTCGCCACGGCCGAGGTCCGCCTCGCCTGA
- a CDS encoding alpha/beta hydrolase has product MAGNPHGLSLEPAAQAFVDATSQPPFLYQLDPEEGRKTVDGVQDSEIWKPEIDEEWVTVDGGPTGSVRARIVKPKGAAGALPVIVYTHGAGWVFGDAHTHDRLVRDLAVGANAAVVFPEYDRSPDVRYPVANEQSYRVAQWVVGDGAAHGLDAARIAVAGDSVGGNMAIALTLLAKERGDLSFVQQVLFYPVTDAAFETESYHRFAEGYFLARDGMQWFWDQYTPSAEDRAQITASPLRASTEQLAGLPPALVITAEADVLRDEGEAYAAKLRAAGVPVTAVRYGGIVHDFVMLNTLHDTEAAKAAVAQAVATLRAALHPA; this is encoded by the coding sequence ATGGCAGGAAATCCGCACGGCCTCTCGCTCGAACCCGCCGCCCAGGCGTTCGTGGACGCGACCTCGCAGCCGCCCTTCCTCTACCAGCTCGACCCCGAGGAGGGCCGCAAGACCGTCGACGGCGTCCAGGATTCGGAGATCTGGAAGCCCGAGATCGACGAGGAGTGGGTGACCGTCGACGGCGGCCCGACCGGGTCGGTCCGGGCGCGGATCGTCAAGCCGAAGGGCGCCGCGGGCGCGCTGCCGGTGATCGTCTACACGCACGGCGCGGGCTGGGTCTTCGGCGACGCGCACACCCACGACCGGCTGGTCCGCGATCTCGCGGTCGGCGCGAACGCGGCGGTGGTGTTCCCGGAGTACGACCGCTCCCCCGACGTGCGGTACCCGGTCGCCAACGAGCAGTCCTACCGGGTGGCGCAGTGGGTCGTCGGTGACGGCGCCGCGCACGGGCTGGACGCCGCGCGGATCGCCGTCGCCGGTGACTCGGTCGGCGGCAACATGGCGATCGCGCTCACCCTGCTCGCCAAGGAGCGCGGCGACCTGAGCTTCGTGCAGCAGGTGCTCTTCTACCCGGTCACCGACGCGGCCTTCGAGACCGAGTCCTACCACCGCTTCGCCGAGGGCTACTTCCTGGCCCGCGACGGAATGCAGTGGTTCTGGGACCAGTACACCCCCAGCGCGGAGGACCGGGCGCAGATCACCGCCTCGCCGCTGCGCGCGAGCACCGAGCAGCTGGCCGGGCTGCCGCCCGCGCTCGTCATCACCGCCGAGGCCGACGTCCTGCGCGACGAGGGCGAGGCGTACGCGGCGAAGCTGCGCGCCGCGGGCGTTCCGGTGACCGCGGTGCGCTACGGCGGCATCGTGCACGACTTCGTCATGCTGAACACGCTGCACGACACCGAGGCCGCCAAGGCCGCGGTCGCCCAGGCCGTCGCGACCCTGCGCGCCGCGCTGCACCCCGCATGA
- a CDS encoding NADPH-dependent FMN reductase, translating into MNSTVTEPLQIAVVVGSTRPGRLGPAVAEWFLDRARARPELIPAVVDVGDTELPHSFGAPAPGLAPAAAALAAADAFVVVTPEYNHSYPGSLKNLIDLHAAEWRAKPVAFVSYGGISGGLRAVEHLRGVFAELHAVTVRDTVSFHNPWGRAEGGRLRADPESDAAATTLLNQLVWWGEALRTARANRPYGS; encoded by the coding sequence ATGAATTCCACCGTGACCGAACCACTGCAGATCGCCGTCGTCGTCGGCAGCACCAGGCCGGGCCGGCTCGGCCCGGCCGTGGCGGAGTGGTTCCTGGACCGCGCTCGCGCGCGTCCTGAGCTGATCCCCGCTGTCGTCGACGTCGGCGATACCGAGCTGCCGCACTCGTTCGGCGCCCCGGCGCCGGGGCTGGCTCCGGCGGCGGCCGCGCTGGCCGCCGCCGACGCCTTCGTCGTCGTCACCCCCGAGTACAACCACAGCTACCCCGGCTCCCTGAAGAACCTGATCGACCTGCACGCGGCCGAATGGCGCGCCAAGCCGGTCGCTTTCGTCAGCTACGGCGGCATCTCCGGCGGGCTGCGCGCGGTGGAGCACCTGCGCGGAGTCTTCGCCGAGCTGCACGCCGTGACCGTGCGCGACACCGTGAGCTTCCACAATCCGTGGGGCCGCGCCGAAGGCGGCCGCCTGCGCGCCGACCCCGAGTCCGACGCCGCCGCCACCACCCTGCTGAACCAGCTCGTCTGGTGGGGCGAGGCGCTGCGCACCGCCCGCGCCAACCGCCCCTACGGCAGCTGA
- the gndA gene encoding NADP-dependent phosphogluconate dehydrogenase, producing the protein MTNPTARAQIGVTGLAVMGSNIARNFARHGYTVALHNRSIAKTDALLAEHSGDGDFVRTETIAELVDALEKPRRVLIMVKAGDATDAVIEELASAMEPGDIIIDGGNALYTDTIRREAALRERGLNFVGAGISGGEEGALNGPSIMPGGPAESYESLGPLLESIAAQVDGTPCCTHIGPDGSGHFVKMVHNGIEYADMQLIGEAYHLFRDALGYDAKQIADVFTQWNTGDLESYLVEITAEVLNQVDAKTGKALVDVIVDAAEQKGTGRWTVKSALDLGIPVTGIAEAVFARAISGSRAQRKAAQGLASGTLADKPTDADTFTEDIRRALYASKVIAYAQGFDQIAAGSTEYGWNLTPGDLARIWRGGCIIRARFLNRITEAYDRNPELPSLILDPYFRDAIETGIDSWRRVVSTATLLGIPVPAFGSSLSYYDALRAERLPAALTQGQRDFFGAHTYERTDAEGKFHTLWSGDRSEVSA; encoded by the coding sequence ATGACGAACCCCACCGCGCGTGCACAGATCGGGGTCACCGGCCTCGCGGTCATGGGCAGCAATATCGCCCGCAACTTCGCCCGCCACGGCTACACCGTCGCGCTGCACAACCGCAGTATCGCCAAGACCGACGCGCTGCTGGCCGAGCACTCCGGCGACGGCGACTTCGTGCGCACCGAGACCATCGCCGAACTCGTCGACGCCCTCGAGAAGCCGCGCCGGGTGCTCATCATGGTCAAGGCAGGCGACGCCACCGACGCCGTGATCGAAGAACTCGCCTCGGCCATGGAGCCCGGCGACATCATCATCGACGGCGGCAACGCCCTCTACACCGACACCATCCGCCGCGAAGCCGCCCTGCGCGAACGCGGCCTGAACTTCGTCGGCGCCGGCATCTCCGGCGGCGAGGAGGGCGCTTTGAACGGGCCCTCGATCATGCCCGGCGGACCCGCCGAGTCCTACGAATCGCTCGGCCCGCTGCTGGAATCGATCGCCGCGCAGGTCGACGGCACCCCGTGCTGCACCCACATCGGCCCCGACGGGTCCGGGCACTTCGTGAAAATGGTCCACAACGGCATCGAGTACGCCGACATGCAGCTCATCGGCGAGGCCTACCACCTGTTCCGCGACGCGCTCGGCTACGACGCCAAGCAGATCGCGGACGTGTTCACCCAGTGGAACACCGGCGACCTGGAGAGCTACCTGGTCGAGATCACCGCCGAGGTCCTCAACCAGGTCGACGCCAAGACCGGCAAAGCCCTCGTCGACGTGATCGTGGACGCCGCCGAGCAGAAGGGCACCGGCCGCTGGACCGTCAAATCCGCCCTCGACCTCGGCATTCCAGTCACCGGGATCGCCGAGGCGGTCTTCGCCCGCGCCATCTCCGGCTCCCGCGCCCAGCGCAAGGCCGCCCAGGGGCTCGCTTCCGGGACGCTGGCCGACAAGCCCACGGATGCCGACACCTTCACCGAGGACATCCGCCGCGCGCTGTATGCCTCGAAGGTGATCGCCTACGCCCAGGGCTTCGACCAGATCGCCGCGGGCAGCACCGAGTACGGCTGGAACCTGACCCCCGGTGACCTGGCCCGGATCTGGCGCGGCGGCTGCATCATCCGCGCGCGGTTCCTGAACCGGATCACCGAGGCCTACGACCGGAACCCGGAGCTGCCGAGCCTCATCCTCGACCCCTACTTCCGGGACGCGATCGAGACCGGCATCGACAGCTGGCGCCGGGTGGTCTCGACCGCGACCCTGCTCGGGATCCCGGTACCGGCCTTCGGCTCCTCGCTGTCCTACTACGACGCACTGCGCGCCGAACGGCTCCCCGCCGCCCTCACCCAGGGCCAGCGCGACTTCTTCGGTGCCCACACCTACGAGCGCACCGACGCCGAGGGCAAGTTCCACACGCTGTGGAGCGGGGACCGCAGCGAAGTATCCGCTTGA
- a CDS encoding SDR family oxidoreductase has translation MADSIVFGAAGFIGGALVARLLDEGRTVIAAVRPGSEPRVRIQHPELTVVAADITKPDLGLADSLDVQDVYNCAARFAFGLDSADARAVNVDGAVHVLEWAARLPALRRLVHVSGYRVSVPGHRPDYRAGAYEASKTEGDRVLWQRAGELNVPVTVANPSAVLGPGQYIGLAEMVRDLWQRKLPAIPGGRRTLVPIVELGYFAEFLARIPEYPETAGAAYTVLDPDSPALPDLIRFLAAHLDVPAPRFTVPLGVLRRLPTVLTGVDREQLAFLSEDRYDTSAAEAFAERAGLVMPPVEEVLRAWADHLVDSGFGEEGTRMSSVVTKSRSS, from the coding sequence GTGGCCGACAGTATCGTCTTCGGCGCCGCCGGGTTCATCGGTGGCGCGCTCGTCGCCCGGTTGCTGGACGAGGGCCGGACGGTGATCGCCGCGGTGCGGCCGGGTAGTGAACCCCGGGTGCGTATCCAGCATCCGGAGCTGACCGTGGTCGCCGCGGACATCACGAAACCCGATCTCGGACTGGCGGATTCTCTGGATGTCCAGGACGTCTACAACTGCGCCGCGCGCTTCGCCTTCGGCCTCGATTCCGCCGATGCCAGGGCGGTGAACGTCGACGGCGCGGTGCACGTGCTGGAGTGGGCGGCGCGGCTGCCCGCGCTGCGCAGGCTGGTGCACGTGAGCGGGTATCGAGTGTCCGTTCCCGGGCATCGGCCCGACTACCGCGCGGGCGCGTACGAGGCGTCCAAGACCGAGGGTGATCGGGTGCTGTGGCAGCGGGCCGGGGAGCTGAATGTCCCGGTCACGGTGGCGAATCCGAGTGCGGTCCTCGGTCCGGGGCAGTACATCGGCCTGGCCGAGATGGTGCGCGACCTGTGGCAGCGGAAGCTGCCCGCCATCCCGGGCGGGCGGCGCACCCTGGTGCCGATCGTTGAGCTCGGCTACTTCGCGGAGTTCCTCGCGCGGATTCCGGAGTACCCCGAGACGGCGGGTGCCGCCTACACCGTGCTCGACCCGGACAGCCCCGCACTGCCCGACCTGATCCGTTTCCTGGCAGCGCATCTCGACGTGCCCGCGCCGCGCTTCACCGTTCCGTTGGGGGTGTTGCGGCGATTGCCCACCGTGCTCACCGGGGTGGATCGGGAACAGCTGGCCTTCCTGTCCGAGGATCGGTACGACACCTCCGCCGCGGAAGCGTTCGCCGAGCGGGCGGGGCTGGTGATGCCGCCGGTCGAAGAGGTGTTGCGGGCATGGGCAGATCATCTTGTGGACAGCGGGTTCGGGGAGGAAGGTACGCGAATGTCATCGGTGGTGACGAAGTCGAGAAGTTCGTGA
- a CDS encoding GlxA family transcriptional regulator: MCSEFAAPARRRIGILLFDGVKMLDFAGPAEVFVEANQSLNGYQVVLLSPDGSDVSTSIGARIEVAGAAADAGRFDTVVIPGSERPPSVFVTPQVLAAARHLSARTRRLASICSGAYVLGELGLLDGRRATTHWKFTTDLARRYPRAAVDPDAIFVRDGTLYSSAGVAAGMDLALALVEEDHGADVARRVAQSLVVYMQRAGGQSQFSASLSGPAPRTPLVRAVVDLICADPAAPHTVQSLAAHARVSIRHLTRLFRAELERSPAEYVAFIRFGVARDLLHSGAGVTEAAMTAGYGSSEALRRAFVARLGISPRKYQQRFRSTGSAGAPLLAAVGT; encoded by the coding sequence ATGTGCTCAGAATTCGCTGCACCCGCAAGACGCCGCATCGGAATCCTGCTCTTCGACGGTGTGAAGATGCTGGACTTCGCTGGACCTGCGGAGGTCTTCGTGGAGGCGAACCAGTCGCTGAACGGTTACCAGGTGGTGCTGCTCTCGCCGGACGGCAGCGATGTGAGCACCTCGATCGGCGCCAGGATCGAGGTCGCGGGGGCGGCCGCGGACGCGGGCCGGTTCGACACCGTGGTGATCCCGGGCAGCGAGCGGCCGCCGTCGGTCTTCGTCACCCCGCAGGTGCTCGCGGCGGCGCGGCACCTGTCGGCGCGGACCCGGCGGCTCGCCTCGATCTGCAGCGGCGCCTACGTGCTCGGCGAGCTCGGGCTGCTGGACGGCAGGCGGGCCACCACGCACTGGAAGTTCACCACCGACCTCGCCAGGCGCTACCCGCGGGCCGCGGTGGACCCGGACGCCATCTTCGTGCGCGACGGCACGCTCTACAGCTCGGCCGGGGTCGCCGCCGGGATGGACCTGGCGCTGGCACTGGTCGAGGAGGACCACGGCGCCGACGTGGCGCGCCGGGTGGCGCAGTCCCTGGTCGTCTACATGCAGCGGGCGGGCGGGCAGTCGCAGTTCTCCGCCTCGCTGAGCGGCCCGGCGCCGCGCACCCCGCTGGTGCGGGCGGTGGTCGACCTGATCTGCGCCGACCCCGCGGCCCCGCACACCGTGCAGAGCCTCGCCGCGCACGCCCGGGTCAGCATCAGGCACCTGACCCGGCTCTTCCGGGCCGAACTCGAGCGCTCGCCCGCCGAGTACGTGGCGTTCATCCGCTTCGGCGTCGCGCGCGACCTGCTGCACTCCGGCGCAGGCGTCACCGAGGCGGCGATGACGGCGGGGTACGGCAGCAGCGAGGCGCTGCGCCGGGCGTTCGTGGCCCGGCTCGGGATCTCGCCGCGCAAGTACCAGCAGCGGTTCCGCTCCACCGGGAGCGCGGGCGCGCCGCTGCTGGCGGCGGTCGGCACCTGA
- a CDS encoding ferritin-like domain-containing protein — protein MLAKIKAKQWALADFDWDAPGAELIDPALHAKLKPFMADLMWIENVGARGFAAMATKAPTETLKQIYRYFHAEEQRHANAELALMRRWGMLDGDEIPEPNINVKLVIDFLDKHADEMSLSFLGTVIPMLEVALDGALIKFVTDEIEDPVAQEVFKKINADESRHLATDYAVMELLGHSGARKLAIELVGGWAKPSFIVGVLSYVPLLNKMRDNIVAMGVDEEKLYSAMRKFKQVGERMPQANRVPMYRIVKMHGDWVIDRDHPYHLFADAMVKLTARIPQRFLAKQPSWSQELTYEPVA, from the coding sequence ATGCTCGCCAAGATCAAGGCCAAGCAGTGGGCGCTGGCCGATTTCGACTGGGACGCCCCGGGCGCCGAACTCATCGATCCCGCCCTGCACGCCAAGCTGAAACCCTTCATGGCCGACCTCATGTGGATCGAGAACGTCGGCGCGCGCGGCTTCGCCGCCATGGCCACCAAGGCGCCCACCGAGACGCTGAAACAGATCTACCGCTACTTCCACGCCGAGGAGCAGCGGCACGCCAATGCCGAGCTCGCGCTCATGCGGCGCTGGGGCATGCTCGACGGCGACGAGATCCCCGAGCCGAACATCAACGTCAAACTGGTGATCGACTTCCTGGACAAGCACGCCGACGAGATGTCGCTGTCCTTCCTGGGCACCGTCATCCCGATGCTCGAGGTGGCGCTGGACGGCGCGCTGATCAAGTTCGTCACCGACGAGATCGAGGACCCGGTGGCGCAGGAGGTCTTCAAGAAGATCAACGCCGACGAATCCCGGCACCTGGCCACCGACTACGCGGTCATGGAGCTGCTCGGGCACTCGGGGGCGCGCAAGCTCGCCATCGAGCTGGTCGGCGGCTGGGCCAAGCCGTCGTTCATCGTCGGGGTGCTCAGCTACGTGCCGCTGCTCAACAAGATGCGCGACAACATCGTCGCCATGGGCGTGGACGAGGAGAAGCTGTACTCGGCCATGCGCAAGTTCAAGCAGGTCGGCGAGCGGATGCCGCAGGCCAACCGGGTGCCCATGTACCGGATCGTGAAGATGCACGGCGACTGGGTGATCGACCGCGACCACCCCTACCACCTCTTCGCGGACGCCATGGTGAAGCTCACCGCCCGGATCCCGCAGCGCTTCCTCGCCAAGCAGCCGAGCTGGTCGCAGGAGCTCACCTACGAGCCGGTCGCGTGA